Within Spinacia oleracea cultivar Varoflay chromosome 4, BTI_SOV_V1, whole genome shotgun sequence, the genomic segment CATCGGTAGTGCTACCTTTGATAGGGTAATGATAAATGAACGTGCCGGTGTTAGCATTAGTAGAAACTTTGGCACGCAATTGATTGAAAAGGGTGGTTTTGATAATATGACGTTCAACAAAATAGATTTGAGGAACGCCATAGCTGTTGAACGTCGTAAAACCATGTTTGAGAAAGGGGATGTTGTTGCACTTGAAGAGTATTTTAAAGCACAACGAGATCTGAATGGCGATTTTTATAGTTCTATAGAACGAGATGAAGAGGGTATTTTAAAGAACGCATTCTGGTCCGACGCGCGTAGTAGAGGAAGTTGCAAATATTTCGGGGATGTGATCAGTTTCGACACCACCTTTTCTAGCAACATGtatgttattttattatttatttgtttctaTTACATAACTGTGGTTGTTAGTTTTATGGGTTATTTAGTTTAGTCTTCTtgaaattgaattaattgtGCATGTGGTAGTGCATGTTATTGTAATGTTATTTTGTATGCATGCGATAATAGTAAACTTGATATTGTTTTTCCATCCTACTTCACACAGTAATAATTACTGAATTAACTAGGTATCGTATGCCATTTGCCCCGTTTGTTGGCGTCAACCACCATGGGAGGTCAATTGTTTTTGCTGCCGCTTTAATCTCACACGAAGACACTCCGAGTTTTGTTTGGGTCTTTGAGGAATGGCTTAAGTGCATGGGAAAGCCTCCTAAGGGAATTATAACTGATCAAGACAAGGCAATAGGTAGAGCGATAAGCATAGTTTTCCCTGGGGTTCCTCATAGGCTTTGTTTGTGGCACATGCTACAAAATGCCTCTCGCAATCTCGGCAAGCTCGATGAATGGAAAAGCATCGACACGCTAATTAGAACCGCCGTTCATGACATGCTCGATCCCGAGGAGTTTGATGAGGCTTGGTGTCTTGTGATGGACAAATATAATCAACGTCAGGGTTGGATGCTGGATGCGTATGATAAACGTCGGCAATGGGCACCAGCTTACAATAGAGGTAAATTTTGGGCTGGAATGTCCTCTACGCAACGAAGTGAAGGTATGAATCGCACATTCAAAATTCATGTAAACTTAGATTGTGGATTAACGCAGTTTATTAAAAACTACGAGTTCTGTATGAAGATAAAGGCAGAGGAAGAGTCGAAGGATAATCATAATAGTATAGATAAGCCTCCTAAACTTGATGTGGACAAGAGTGTGTTAGCTGAGTATGTGTTGCATACTGTATACACCAATGAGATGTTTGCTGCGGTTGTGAATGAGCGTAAAGGTTTAACCCATACGAACGTAACCAAAACCAATGCCATAGGGTCACTTGTATTGTATAGAGCAGATGAGAAACTGACCTCCTCTCATTGGAGGAAAAGGTTCAAAAGTTACGTTGTTAAAGTAGATAAGGTTAAGGGGGAAGTCAGTTGCTCATGTCAGTTGTTTGAatttaggggtattttatgtaggcacatactcaaagcaaTGGGTGTGGAGGATTTCCAATTTATACCGGAGAAATATATACTAGATAGATGGATGAAGCAAGTTAGGTCGTATGAGAGTGTTAGGGTTTCATACTATGATCCTGAAGAAACCGCAACGTTAGCCAAAGCTAAAGAGCTTTCCCAAAGGCATAATTATTTGAAAGAATTAGCCATGCGCAATGAAGCTGCCTACAAGTTATATACGGAAGGCACTGATAGTCTTAGGCTGAAAATGGAGGATGCAGTCGGTATAAGAAAGACTGGTGAAGGAGGTGATCAGTCTATTTGTTGGTGGGATCCCGAAGCACGTAACGTATTTGGTCGTCGTAGGCTACGACCGAGGGAGTGTAATGAACGTGCCCTAAAGAGGGCATCTCAACCTGCTGAGGATGGTGCCATTAAAACCCCCATTGATAAGAGGCATGTTGGGCGGTCTAAGAAAGGACCGTATTCAATTTACGACAAATCAAAGAAGAACCAAGCATGTAATCACGCTGAGATTGCAGCGAACGAGGTAATGTaaaattgtttgtttttttttttatttgaatgtttattttttattacgaCTTATAATTTATACAAGTTACGGTAATTAATTGTAGGAACTCATAAGGTCTACTTATGGCCATATTCCTAGCTACCGGGCAAGGCAAGAGCATGCGAACAACGTTCAGGATGCCCGTTTACATTCCTCATCCATTGGACCTGTTTTAGAAGACATTCCTGAATCATCTCAAATAAATTTGTCCGAAGATATATCTCAAACTTTTGATTATGATACCTTTGAATGGAACACAAGACTTGGAGGAAGATTGACCATGTAGTTGTGTTTATCAATGTTATAATGAATTGGGTACCGTATTATCTGTATGGAATTTTTGCGCTAGATTGTCATTTGAAGTTTGTGTATTGGTACTTTTTAAATTTAATCTAATTTTTAACTTTAAATAAACGCAAAGCGTTGAACTGAATTTGACATCAAAATAGTATGGGGAAAAGCAACAAAAAAAAGTGTGCGGGTTAGGGGGGGTGGGGGGAAGGTTAATATGCATAATGCCGCTGCTACCAGGTATCGAACCTCAGACCAAAGGGGAAGCAATGCTCTATGTTAAGGCAGTAACCATTGTGACGTGAGGCCGAAGCCATTGCCTCATTTGCGTCCAGAATATACTAATAGTTTGACTTAATGCTCCACGTGCTGATAAAAGTAATTAGAATACCGTCTTTAATTACAGTTCGTTGACACGCAtacaacgattaattaattaaattaaatttactaCATTGGAATATTTTTACATTTATTTTGTTCAcatttgttgttgaaaatgttGAAAATGTTGATGTGTTTCCAACTGATTCCGATTCCTCTACACATTTCATGATGTCCTCCGGAAGGAAGGTTCGGCCTGCTCTGGACAACGGATGGACTCGGAATATAGGAACAAGGTTATTCTTATCAAAATCAATTAATTCCGCAGACCAAAGTTACGTAAGAATGATAAGTATCTTGTTATCATCTACGCTAGAGTTAAATGTATGTAGGTTTAAAATAACCGAAAAGGGAGTTGTTGATGCATGAATTACATATTCCGGGGGATTAAGAGAAAAATATTCTGAATAATGTAACAATCTGAATGTGACTGAATACAATATGATCACATCGTAATATTAATCCACCCAAATTCTAAAGAAATCATTGTTGTAGTAGGAATTTGGAACGAAACTTATGCCGGATATTTGCCTAGAATTAATTTCAAAACGTCATTTGACTTGACCTCATTGTGATGGCTTCCCACCAACCGAGCAAGTAGGAATTTCCTAACACCATTATCGTTGTCCAAATAAGTCTGCAATTCAAACCATTCAACTGAATCATCGTTTGTATGTTGTTTAATTAATAACAAAGCCATACAAAAGTATTGTGTTACCTTCATCATATCTTGCACATTCTCCAGGACAGACAACAAGTGGAGCATGCACAACAAGCCACAGTCCGTACCGATTTTCGCGGACGGATTGTTTCTAACAACAAATTTGATATCGCCTTTTGAAAACGATGACCACACGTCGTTCTCGGTGGGTTGGGGTGGAATCTGCCCAATTATGCTAGCCTGGTGTACATCACAAAAAGTTTCAGGACGCATGATTCACAATTCGATTTATCATATCAACtaacaaataaaaattatagAGGACGTACAATCTTGAGGCCTAGTAAACGGACAGCAGATTCAGCTGTATGTGGCTTTATCCTTGGGTCAAATAACCTCAGCTCTCTTCTTCCACCGGATATGTTAATCACTAACCAATTGTCACCAAGGAAAAGGGGTATATACAACTGCATTTCAAGTGGGTTTAAGCTGAATTATGATTAGGCCAAATAGCGTGAATATATGAACGACATAAAATGGATATTTTACCTCTTTGATTTCATTCCAAACAAAGTTGTTTGCGAAGTCTTTCTTTATTTCATTCACCTTCTGCACCTCCAACTCCATATACGTGTTTGATTTTATGTCAATTTCCATTATATCACTCTACAAGAAAATGGTCATTATTGTTATTCTTAATCCACCTGCAATAACATCAACTCTTGTAATACACTTACCAAAAGCGTTGGGTGGATCACGTATGATTTATTTCCAGGGTTCGTTAAGATGTCCATgttcaaagtagcacaccaagCATCCATAATCTGTAAGTGGAAATTACCATTATGTTTCCGAGACAGAATATCGTGGCCCATATGTTATGAAAACGCACATAATTTGACAACACATACCTGGAGATTTATTTCTCCTGGAATCGTAAAAGAGGAATACAACAAACCACGAGTCAGTGAATGTCCCCCGCATTTGAAAAGAACTTGAGgtgcttttttgttttttgccagTATCGTGTCAGCAATCCTTGCATGCTTAGGATGAACCAACGGCGGTTGATTTGCGAAGTCCCTTCTGTGGATGTCATCGTCGGACTGtgtttcatcatcttcttcgtTGGTATCGTATTCATCCTCGGAACTTCTACTGGATGTTCTCTTAGCAATTTTTTTACGCTTCCTTTTATTAGGGACTTTACCCTACGTATTTGGTTAACAACCATACATTTCATTAGTGAATGTTTTCAAAATTTTGGAATAGGCTGTATAAAATACTATCTGGTTAAGGTAATCTACCTTCTTGTTTGGTTGTTGCTGATCCTTGTGTTGGCGTAAGTTGACCTTTTGCACATCTGGAGGAATTATGGGTTCCCCAACAACATTGTCTCCTAGATGATGGATCCAAGGTGGTATTGTAACTGGTTTTCCAATTGGGTACTCTTTACCGTAAACAACGTCTCGAACCACCTGTTTTCAGTGTGTTATGACATTGGTGTGTTAGTGCATTCATTCCTTTTCTCAGCTATGATAATGTGAGATATGTGTGTGTTTTTACGAATTTACCTCCGCTTTTCCAAACTCGCCGTTGGACCCTTTATCAGTAGCAATGACCAAGTCCATGTCCTCGGTGGTCCAAGCACCTATGCGTGGCTTTTCTTTGCACCATAACTTTCCAGTTTTTTTAAACTTGATACGATCCAGGTATGCAATCTGTCAACATACAAAATACTGATTAATAATTCACCACAGTGTTATAACACAGATAAATCAACTATTAACTTACCAATAATACAAACGCAGAAGCTTTTCCTGGTTCCTTCCCACGACCTGTCATCCATTCATACACAAACCCGCACCAATTCCATGTAGCCGGATTCTCAACGTATTCTTTCTTCAATAATGGTAGTAGTTTTGGGGTTATGAAGTTGTACTTGTTCATACAAAATAGACTTCCCATAGTCAACAACAAGAAATGCCTTGTAAACCAGAACTTATTGACCTCAACACTACATTTGTTGTAAACCTCTGTGTAATCAATCCCACTACGAGTGTTGTAAGCAGTTTGGAATTCTACAATTTCATCCTCCCCTAATGTCATTGAGTTGAAGTCTTGGTCACCAATTGGTAAGCCAGTGATCCAAGATATCATTTCCTCATCAATTGTAATCTCGTAGTCATCACGTATAAGAAGAACTTGTCTCTTCCAGTCCCACCGCTTTTCTAACCAAGTCATAAAATGTCTATCTACCTTGTTTACCTTAAGTTGTAGAATGGACCTAAACCCCGCACTCGCAACCCAATCTTTTCTTACTGGACACATTGCATTCACTGCGTCTATAACTAATTGAGGGTAAACCCTTAACGACGTATGCTGAACAAAATGAAACATTTATGGAAACACGTTACAAACACGACAAGCAATGGTTACGAATTGTTGTTGTAGACTAATAAAGCTTAAAAAGTAAAATACCGGTTTTGCTGCCTTGCTTTGACCCTTCCCCAATGGTGGCCTTCCTGGGCCACCCGAAACCCATCTTCCAAGAGGCTTCCCACGCTTCAACCGTTCATCATCCGTCAAAGGCGGCCTTCCTCTCCTAGGCCAGTGTGGACGTTTATCTTTCACCACCCTATCCGTTTCCCTTTGTGGCATCTGCTCATTATTAGGTTCAACGTTTGTTGGGTGGTTGATAACATCATCGGACTGGTCATCGTGTGGGGTTTCTTGATGTCCAGGTAGAATGTCATTCTAACAATAGCAAAAGTTGCAGCAACATGTAACATTACCCACTAATACAATTGACCACTGTTATTTTATCAAGTAATTTTGAACTTTAAATAACTAAGTAAGACATTACGGTTGTTTTACCTCAATGTCTTCAAAGTTTAGAACCGGGCTTGAATGCTCACCAAtgcctatatcgtcccaaatttTATCCTATTGTAAAGCACAACATTATACCCGTAAAGGATCATATTTGAAAAAAATTGTGCGTGTGTTTTCTTATAACTAAATAACATTATTCATTTTCATCTACTTACAACTTTTTACCCAATTTCTCAAAAAGTAATGTCTTAAAAGATAATACCTGAGACACTCCGATGTCGTGAAAGATGGGTATCTCTTCCGTTTCCCTTTGTCCATTTTTCTCTATTTGAACGGTCTACATCATATTCAACAGAGTAATTACTTGATTATATTCTAAATGAATACTTAACCTTGCCTTTTTCCATCATTTattagcttattattattttaggttctcacaaaaaaaaatttctAAACCAAAACGGATGTTAAGTGTAACATACTTGTGGGGAAACAGTAGAACCGGCGCCACCATCAACGGTGTTTTCTGGACTGCAATTTTCGTTCTCTTCGAGGGCATCGGCTTCCAATTCCTCTTGTTCTGGGGTTGTTTCACCAGTATCGCAATCAATTGAATCTGAATTCATGGCATAGGCTGCAGCAATCGAAGCCACCTCCCCAAAATCGTGTGCAGCAGGGTCGTCCCTAATTGATTGAAACTTCAATTACTAAtcaattttaaaacaaaatacaCATGCAATCATGTTTTAACATGAACACAAACCAAATATATTGATTGGTGCATCTAGAATAAGGATTTAAGTGATGAGATCAATTTTACTTACATTCACTGTTCACGCGGGTGAGGCCGTCGGCGTTTGGAGAGAGTTTGGGTGTTGTAGTGGTTTTCTAAGTAAATGGTTGAGGGAGACCAAGCTTTAATTTTTTAAACCGGCGAATTTAATTTCCAAATAAAACAACACATGAAAAACAAATTGGTCAAACATGGTAATGATGTCGTCCGACATGTAGGTGAGTAGGTGTTAgctttttcaattttcaaattaactttagttgaaaaaaaaattaaaatataaataatatcctAGTTGTGCACCCTccttaataattaattataattaaattgTTGGTTATGTTACAATGTGTACAAATATGTCAATTACTAATGAACAAGGTCAGTAttaatgatttattaattacatatttatgTCGAAGTAATAGTATAAATTTTTATTAACCATTCATGTTCCTCTAAATTTTTAAAAACCATTCATGTATAAATGTTCATGTACCTTGAATGATTGACTTAAAACGGCTTGATAATAACCTAGTAGATGATGACACCTAATTGATCTCCTTACCAAGATTAGACAACCGTTCATGTTTCCCGAGCCATCATCCATCATCGGTATATAACCTAGTAGATGATGACACCTAATTGATCTCCTTACCAAGATTAGACAACCGTTCATGTTTCCCGAGCCATCATCAATCATCGGTATAACCTAGTAGATGATGACACCTAATTGATCTCCTTACCAAGATTAGACAACCGTTCATGTTTCCCGAGCCATCATCCATCATCGGTATATAACCTAGTAGATGATGACACCTAATTGATCTCCTTACCAAGATTAGACAACCGTTCATGTTTCCCGAGCCATCATCCATCATCGGTATATAACCTAGTAGATGATGACACCTAATTGATCTCCTTACCAAGATTAGACAACCGTTCATGTTTCCCGAGCCATCATCCATCATCGGTATATAACCTAGTAGATGATGACACCTAATTGATCTCCTTACCAAGATTAGACAACCGTTCATGTTTCCCGAGCCATCATCAATCATCGGTATATAACCTAGTAGATGATGACACCTAATTGATCTCCTTACCAAGATTAGACAACCGTTCATGTTTCCCGAGCCATCATCCATCATCGGTATATAGCCTAGTAGATGATGACACCTAATTGATCTCCTTACCAAGATTAGACAACCGTTCATGTTTCCCGAGCCATCATCAATCATCGGTATATAACCTAGTAGATGATGACACCTAATTGATCTCCTTACCAAGATTAGACAACCGTTCATGTTTCCCGAGCCATCATCCATCATCGGTATATAACCTAGTAGATGATGACACCTAATTGATCTCCTTACCAAGATTAGACAACCGTTCATGTTTCCCGAGCCATCATCAATCATCGGTATAACCTAATTGACATCTTTAAAACACATACACAATTCATTTAACTAATGTGCATACAGGAATATACCAACAAACACGAAGGACATTTAAAACACATACACAATTCTATAGCAAATTATTGTTACAACTATGGTGGACCTGACTACTGTTTGGTGAAACAGGGATTGGTTCGTCTGCTTCTTGCCTACTACAAGGATTGGGTCATTAGCTGATTGGTTGCATGACCAACCCTTTGTGTTGGCGGGAAAATTTAATTTGGTGATTAATAGTGTGGGAAAACAAATAAACTTGCATTCATACTCATATACACAACGATTTcatcaaacaaaataaattacacatcttattaattaatttctgTTGTGACAAATAAAATATGTGCACCACATATTACGCCAAGTAATCCCGCCATTTCTCCAACATTTGGTCTTTGGTGAGTCAAAGAAGTGCCATATAAATACAACCCTTGAAATTGTACACATATTCATTCAAGCAATCAACTACATACACAAAACCGATACCAAATCCACTAACCCATTTCCTTTCAACAATGGCAAAGAAATCTGGCAACCAGTCAACCCCACGAACAAGGAGAGGAAGGAATGTATCATCTGGAGGAAGTGCATCCCAAACTATCACAGTGAATGGAAAAGgtaattttttaatgtttaaaatttgtcaaAACAACAATGTGGTCCTTTAGTGTAACCAAAACAATACATAACCTAATGTTGTTTTAAAAATTGTAGATGTTCAACCCACCAGAAGATGGTCTAAATACCTGGCTGTTGAAATTGAGCAGGAGAGGTTCAAAGTCGAGTGGAGAATGTTCATGAGAGTGGTGATTAATCGTCTAGGTCCTTCAGAGACATCGAAATTGCTaagtgaattacattatgttcCTAAAGTTAGCGAGGTTTTCATGGATGAAAGGGACTCCTATTTGTTAGAAAACTACTCTTGGCAAGGTATTGAACCAAACTCGTCTGGGCAACGTATAATATCGGTGGCTAAAGCGGACGACAGGTTAATCAAGAGGGAGCCAATTGAAGAGAATGAATACTTAATGATGATCGGGAGACAAAAGAAGATTGAAGTCATTGACTTGACCGACGAATAGTTGGTGGCTTGTTATAATCACGATGTTCTACATTTTTTAAATCATTAATGTAATATTTAGTTAAGGTATTTCATGTATTAACTTCTATTTTATTACATTGTGTTGTTGGAGTTAACAATGTTAACcagttattataaattatttgtgTGCATTTTATTATGTatgtattattaattaatcgtACATCACGCTTTTCTAGTCAGCATCGCATTATTGAATGTACCTTTGGAAACCCCGCTTTTTACACAATTCCTTTTGAATAACTACCCAACTGTACGACAAAAACCAAACACAGATACACAAAATCGGTGAAGGAAAAATGCTCTCCGTGGAGGAAAATTTAAGGTAAATTATTCCACACTTTGTCAACCATTGATTTTCTACTTGTTCAATTAGATTCGTTTCAATTAGATTGGTTGATTTGAAGCAGTCTATGATTAAATGTGATACAGGCTTTGCAATTGGAAAACAATAATATTCCTTACCATTTGGTATCATGGGAAGTTCATTTTCCATCCCAAGAGAGGATATGAGAATGGATTGTCACAGACGATTATCAGTAATAGAATTCGTCTAAGCCTTACACATATGGAACACCTAATCGAAGAATTAGGATGCCGAAAAGAGTATACGATCTGGTTCGTTGCAGATATGGACCGATTTCACGAGGATGGTGTGCCAATAAAAGATGAGGATGACTTTGTGAAGCTGGTTGAACTCACAAAAACCAATCCACTTGTTCAAATCGTGGTTCAACATCGAGATGTTgaagaagaagggagagggGCTGCAAAAAGAAAGGTTGCGGCCAGCCCAACAACATCTACCAAAAAACCTAGGGTGAGTCACATTTAATTGTCCATACACTACTTTATTGTATTGTGCTATGAATTATTTGATTCCATGTCtaataaatattataatattaatagaCTAAGAAATCGAATGGAAAAGACTCGGACAGTTCTGATTCGCATACTGGATCCACTAAGGATAACGAACATATCGGGAGGAAGGTAACCACTCATATTTTACGCAACTACGTTAATTAGATTTTTTACAACGACctaatattaatttcacaacCCCGATATTATAAAATATGCATGTAAAAGTCTGATTTTAATCAAAATGATTAACTCTCCCACTAAGACAACTTCAAATACTTACAGATTCCTAGAATGGGATGTGCTCTTAGTCAATTTGGAATTCTACTTGGGAAATTATCCGGTAAATAAAAGTTGTGGATTGTTGATATGGGCTTTGAGGAACTTTTATTCACTAGGATTTTCAATATTGACCCAAAGTTTGGGTACTGGATTACATCCAGGTTTGATCCTAATACCTTACAAATAAAGGTTAGGGACAACTACATGGTTACAATTGATGAGGAAATGGTACATTGGGTGTTAGGAATACCGTCCGATAAAGAATTGATGCATCCGAGTTTATCAAATAAGAGCACAGCTCTAACCATAAAAAGATTATACAAGCAGA encodes:
- the LOC110786598 gene encoding protein FAR1-RELATED SEQUENCE 5-like, which gives rise to MVSIDLNVEPDVGEGTIVNSTTPTTPCPGMCFESGSEFFEFCNRYAYMTGFELFVIYSKIKKEYKDKGVSRVGIGELEARPHTMEMVRLKCKKGGVKSSVGSNVSGCNVFFYGKEKNGEFVVISCDLVHNHPLLPENSRMMVNYRSIGSATFDRVMINERAGVSISRNFGTQLIEKGGFDNMTFNKIDLRNAIAVERRKTMFEKGDVVALEEYFKAQRDLNGDFYSSIERDEEGILKNAFWSDARSRGSCKYFGDVISFDTTFSSNMYRMPFAPFVGVNHHGRSIVFAAALISHEDTPSFVWVFEEWLKCMGKPPKGIITDQDKAIGRAISIVFPGVPHRLCLWHMLQNASRNLGKLDEWKSIDTLIRTAVHDMLDPEEFDEAWCLVMDKYNQRQGWMLDAYDKRRQWAPAYNRGKFWAGMSSTQRSEGMNRTFKIHVNLDCGLTQFIKNYEFCMKIKAEEESKDNHNSIDKPPKLDVDKSVLAEYVLHTVYTNEMFAAVVNERKGLTHTNVTKTNAIGSLVLYRADEKLTSSHWRKRFKSYVVKVDKVKGEVSCSCQLFEFRGILCRHILKAMGVEDFQFIPEKYILDRWMKQVRSYESVRVSYYDPEETATLAKAKELSQRHNYLKELAMRNEAAYKLYTEGTDSLRLKMEDAVGIRKTGEGGDQSICWWDPEARNVFGRRRLRPRECNERALKRASQPAEDGAIKTPIDKRHVGRSKKGPYSIYDKSKKNQACNHAEIAANEELIRSTYGHIPSYRARQEHANNVQDARLHSSSIGPVLEDIPESSQINLSEDISQTFDYDTFEWNTRLGGRLTM